The sequence CCGGAACGAGCAGCACATGCTGGCCGTCCTTCAGGTGGGGAATCATGGCCCGGAAGATCGGCTCGTGGGCGAAGGAGGGCACCACCACCAGCAGATAGGCGGCGTTCTCCATAGCCTCGGCGATATCCATGGTCACCGCGGCGAGCTCCCCGCCGGCTGTGATGTCGCCTTCCATATACAGCTTCCGCTCTTCACGGAGCTTCCTGTAGTCCTCGGTGGCCTCCAGCGGTTCCCACATGGACACCGGCCGGCCTGTCGCGGCGATCTGAGCCGCCCAGGCCCTGGCGCCGTTTCCACTCCCCAACACGGCAAATTTCATGGAACCTCCCCCTTCCTCTCAAGGGCTCGCTATTGAAAAAAGGGGCGGAATCCCTCCGCCCCCGGACGATGCTGCCTTTGCCGTTGCAGCGGTTACTTCTCGATGACGTATTCCTCCATGCCGCACCGCTCCATGACACCGTTGGCCCACTCCAGACCGATATCCTTCATGATCACCGGCCAGACCTGGGTGCGGACCTTGTCGGCGATCTCGGCGAGCTGGCCCTCCTCGGGGCGGACAATCTCGACACCGTAGTCGGCAAGCTTCTGCTCGTTCTTCGCCTGCTGGGGCTGGGCGTTCTCCCAGCGGCGCTCCTCGAAGGCGGCGGCCGCATCGAGGACACCCTGACGGTCTTCATCGGAAAGGCCCTCGAAGGTCTGCTTGTTCATGTAGAGGTACCACTGCTCGAAGTGGGTGTTCGCCGGCAGGTAGTAGTCGATGACATCGCGGAACTGGTTGTAGTAGCCCTCGGCGCCGGAACCGACGATCCCGTTGACCACACCGGTCTGGAGCGAGGTGAAGGCCTCGGAGAAGGGAATCGGCGTCGCCTGGTAGCCCATCGCCTGGGCGGTGAGCTGGAAGGTCTTCATCGGCGGAACGCGGACCTTGGTGTTCTTTTTCACTTCAGGGTCGTAGGGGGCGTCGCCGGGCGCCTTGCTGAGCGCCACACCGCCGAAGTAGACGGGATAGCTGGAGAGGTACTGGATGTTCTGCCTGGCAAAGAGGTCGGCGGCCACCTTCATCAGCTCGCTGCCCGTGAAGAAATGCTCCCGGGCCTCCTCCCAGTTGGTGACAAAGTAGGGAAGGTACACTATCTGAACCCGTTTGTCGGCAGCCACACCGGGAGGCTGGCAGGCCATCTCCACGGCGCCGACGCTGATCCGCTCGTGGACCACTGTG comes from Synergistales bacterium and encodes:
- the dctP gene encoding TRAP transporter substrate-binding protein DctP translates to MKRSFLVLFVVVMAFVLAVGGVAEARAEQVWKLSHVRPQGAPIDKDLHWFADKVAENTDGRIKIEVYPASQLGDYTVVHERISVGAVEMACQPPGVAADKRVQIVYLPYFVTNWEEAREHFFTGSELMKVAADLFARQNIQYLSSYPVYFGGVALSKAPGDAPYDPEVKKNTKVRVPPMKTFQLTAQAMGYQATPIPFSEAFTSLQTGVVNGIVGSGAEGYYNQFRDVIDYYLPANTHFEQWYLYMNKQTFEGLSDEDRQGVLDAAAAFEERRWENAQPQQAKNEQKLADYGVEIVRPEEGQLAEIADKVRTQVWPVIMKDIGLEWANGVMERCGMEEYVIEK